A section of the Pseudomonas sp. FP453 genome encodes:
- the ftsA gene encoding cell division protein FtsA has protein sequence MANVQSGKMIVGLDIGTSKVVALVGEVGEDGVIEIVGIGTHPSRGLKKGVVVNIESTVQSIQRAIEEAQLMAGCRIHSAFVGVAGNHIRSLNSHGIVAIRDREVSAADLERVLDAAQAVAIPADQRVLHTLPQDYVIDNQEGVREPLGMSGVRLEAKVHVVTCAVNAAQNIEKCVRRCGLEIDDIILEQLASAYSVLTDDEKELGVCLVDIGGGTTDIAIFTEGAIRHTAVIPIAGDQVTNDIAMALRTPTQYAEEIKIRYACALAKLAGAGETIKVPSVGDRPPRELSRQALAEVVEPRYDELFTLIQAELRRSGYEDLIPAGIVLTGGTSKMEGAVELAEEIFHMPVRLGVPHGVKGLGDVVRNPIYSTGVGLLLYGLQKQTDGISLSGPSIRDSYRSDDEAKAPLFERLQAWVKGNF, from the coding sequence ATGGCAAACGTGCAAAGCGGCAAAATGATCGTCGGTCTCGATATCGGCACCTCCAAGGTGGTGGCGCTGGTTGGCGAGGTCGGAGAAGACGGCGTAATCGAGATCGTCGGTATCGGCACGCATCCGTCCCGGGGCCTGAAGAAGGGCGTGGTGGTGAACATCGAGTCCACCGTGCAGTCGATCCAGCGCGCCATCGAAGAAGCGCAGCTGATGGCCGGTTGCCGGATCCACTCGGCGTTCGTCGGCGTGGCGGGCAACCATATCCGCAGCCTGAACTCCCACGGCATCGTGGCGATCCGCGACCGTGAAGTCAGCGCCGCCGACCTTGAGCGTGTACTCGATGCCGCCCAGGCCGTGGCGATCCCGGCTGACCAGCGCGTGCTGCACACCCTGCCGCAGGACTACGTGATCGATAACCAGGAAGGTGTTCGCGAGCCCCTGGGCATGTCGGGCGTACGTCTGGAAGCCAAGGTTCACGTGGTGACCTGCGCCGTCAACGCCGCACAGAACATTGAAAAATGCGTGCGCCGCTGCGGCCTGGAAATCGACGACATCATTCTGGAGCAGCTGGCATCGGCTTACTCCGTGTTGACCGACGACGAAAAAGAACTGGGCGTGTGCCTGGTGGACATCGGCGGCGGCACCACCGACATCGCGATCTTCACCGAAGGTGCGATCCGTCACACCGCCGTGATCCCGATTGCCGGTGACCAGGTGACCAACGACATCGCCATGGCGCTGCGCACACCGACCCAGTACGCCGAAGAAATCAAGATCCGCTACGCCTGCGCCCTGGCCAAGCTGGCGGGCGCCGGCGAGACCATCAAGGTGCCAAGCGTGGGCGACCGTCCACCGCGCGAACTGTCGCGCCAGGCCCTGGCCGAAGTGGTCGAACCGCGCTACGACGAGCTGTTCACCCTGATCCAGGCGGAACTGCGTCGCAGCGGCTACGAAGATTTGATCCCGGCCGGCATCGTGCTGACCGGTGGCACCTCGAAGATGGAAGGCGCGGTCGAACTGGCCGAGGAAATCTTCCACATGCCGGTACGCCTGGGCGTGCCCCATGGCGTCAAAGGTCTCGGCGACGTAGTGCGCAACCCGATTTATTCGACTGGCGTGGGCTTGCTGTTGTACGGCCTGCAAAAGCAGACTGACGGCATTTCCCTGTCGGGTCCGAGCATCCGCGACAGCTACCGCAGTGACGACGAGGCGAAAGCGCCGTTGTTCGAGCGGTTGCAAGCGTGGGTCAAAGGCAATTTTTAA
- a CDS encoding sensor domain-containing diguanylate cyclase, with protein sequence MSQDRGRTLPLRPELLLLLGSGLTVVLIMVIVAALLIREHASTLQAAKRATTNITQLINADVLRNVELYDLALQGLIAATTRKDLAQVPADIQHLVQFDQSTAAPFKGEVLLLDANGAVVADSSTLWPSPRNFAHRDYFQVHQNNAQAGLFISRPFKIRCACDQVWRIAFSRRVSGPDGEFAGVAVATMRLAYFDQLFNRLTIGNGSTVNLMNTQGILLAQQPLLEREMIDKDLSDRPNFKRMLREGEGSFRAISSMSGKERLYTFSNVGELPLIVVVALSSEDVFAPWERAALLTAGATGVLCIGLLWLTWMLRRELRRRYRTERVLSELAATDALTGLANRRILDERLRLEWDRAQRSAEPLTLLMIDVDHFKAFNDRHGHHGGDEALRTVAQVIGTNIRRPADLAARYGGEEFAVVLPHTDARGAEVIAEHIRSSIEHLPRVAGDERPITVSIGLSTWDKRSRLSLEALLLSADQALYEAKHTGRNRIVDASALQDL encoded by the coding sequence ATGAGCCAAGACCGTGGTCGTACCCTGCCTTTACGCCCAGAGCTATTGCTGCTGCTGGGCAGTGGCCTCACGGTCGTGCTTATCATGGTCATCGTCGCGGCACTGCTGATCCGCGAACACGCCAGCACCCTGCAGGCCGCCAAGCGCGCCACCACCAACATCACCCAACTGATCAATGCCGACGTGCTGCGTAACGTCGAACTCTACGACCTGGCACTGCAAGGGCTGATCGCTGCCACCACGCGCAAGGACCTCGCGCAAGTGCCCGCGGATATCCAGCACCTGGTGCAGTTTGATCAATCCACGGCGGCGCCCTTCAAAGGCGAAGTGTTGTTGCTGGACGCCAACGGCGCGGTGGTTGCCGACTCTTCGACGCTGTGGCCGTCGCCGCGCAACTTCGCCCACCGCGATTACTTTCAGGTTCATCAGAACAACGCCCAGGCAGGCCTGTTTATCAGCCGCCCGTTCAAGATCCGCTGCGCCTGCGATCAAGTCTGGCGTATCGCGTTCAGCCGGCGGGTATCGGGACCGGACGGGGAATTTGCCGGTGTAGCCGTGGCAACCATGCGCCTCGCTTATTTCGACCAATTGTTCAATCGCCTGACCATCGGCAATGGCAGCACCGTGAACCTGATGAATACCCAAGGCATTCTCCTCGCCCAGCAGCCGTTGCTGGAACGCGAAATGATCGACAAGGACCTCAGCGATCGGCCCAACTTCAAACGCATGCTGCGTGAAGGTGAAGGCAGTTTCCGGGCGATCTCCTCCATGAGCGGTAAAGAACGCTTGTACACCTTCAGCAACGTCGGTGAATTGCCGCTGATCGTGGTGGTGGCCCTGTCCAGCGAAGACGTGTTCGCACCCTGGGAACGCGCCGCGCTGCTGACCGCCGGTGCCACCGGCGTGCTGTGCATTGGTTTGTTGTGGCTGACCTGGATGCTGCGCCGGGAACTGCGCCGCCGTTATCGCACCGAGCGGGTGCTGTCAGAACTGGCAGCCACCGACGCCCTCACCGGCCTGGCCAACCGCCGTATCCTCGATGAGCGCCTGCGCCTGGAATGGGACCGGGCGCAACGCTCGGCCGAGCCGCTGACGCTGCTGATGATCGACGTGGACCACTTCAAGGCCTTCAACGACCGCCACGGCCATCACGGTGGCGACGAAGCGTTGCGCACCGTGGCCCAGGTGATCGGCACCAATATCCGCCGCCCTGCCGACCTGGCGGCACGTTATGGCGGCGAAGAGTTTGCGGTGGTGCTGCCGCACACCGATGCCAGGGGCGCCGAGGTGATCGCCGAACACATCCGCAGCAGCATCGAACATTTGCCGCGGGTGGCGGGGGACGAGCGGCCGATCACGGTGAGCATTGGGCTGAGCACGTGGGACAAGCGCAGCCGCTTGTCGCTGGAGGCGCTGTTGTTGAGTGCGGACCAGGCGCTGTATGAAGCCAAGCACACCGGGCGCAACCGGATCGTGGATGCGTCGGCGCTACAGGATCTGTGA
- a CDS encoding OprD family porin, whose protein sequence is MKNSLTFTPLFLAIAATIAPLAHAADTTPADGFVEGAHLTITTRNYYMNRDRRDIHTDDSKEWGQGFLGIFESGYTQGTVGFGLDAHAMLGLKLDGGGGTDGSSILPYGGGNGKAPGLFSTAGGTLKMRAFDTELKAGDLFLNNPVIAGGMTRMLPQTFRGVSLNNHSFDGWMFEGGQASFTKLYNQSGHQRIGTSYGTLPSHTDAQHINWAGVSFSGIPGLTSNLYASELKDVWNQYYYDLDYTYALNDLVSLNPGLHYYHTQDTGQSLLGDIDNNTYSLHFTVGVGHHSVTAAYQRVNGNTPFDYITQGDSVYLDNSQQYSDFNGPNERSWKLKYAYDFAGLGLPGLTSAVSYISGKTDLTKVDPQSRGYSRWYSADGKDAKHWERDIDLKYVVQGGKAKDLAVRLQWATNRGSNGYSAVDNDVDEYRVIVDYPINVF, encoded by the coding sequence GTGAAGAACTCGCTGACGTTCACCCCGCTATTCCTGGCGATTGCAGCAACGATCGCCCCTCTCGCCCACGCGGCAGACACCACCCCCGCCGACGGTTTCGTCGAAGGCGCCCACCTCACGATCACCACCCGCAACTACTACATGAACCGCGACCGTCGCGATATTCACACCGATGACAGCAAGGAATGGGGCCAAGGCTTTCTCGGCATCTTTGAATCCGGCTACACCCAAGGCACCGTCGGCTTTGGCCTGGACGCCCACGCCATGCTCGGCCTCAAGCTCGACGGCGGTGGCGGCACCGACGGCTCCAGCATCCTTCCCTACGGCGGTGGCAACGGCAAGGCGCCCGGCTTGTTCTCGACCGCTGGCGGCACCTTGAAGATGCGCGCATTCGACACTGAGCTGAAGGCCGGCGACCTGTTCCTCAACAACCCGGTGATCGCCGGCGGCATGACACGCATGCTGCCGCAGACCTTTCGCGGCGTCAGCCTGAACAACCACAGCTTCGACGGCTGGATGTTCGAAGGCGGCCAAGCCAGCTTCACCAAGCTCTACAACCAGAGCGGCCACCAGCGCATCGGCACCAGCTACGGCACCCTGCCCAGCCATACCGACGCCCAGCACATCAACTGGGCCGGTGTATCGTTCAGCGGTATCCCCGGGCTGACCAGCAACCTCTACGCCTCCGAACTCAAGGATGTGTGGAACCAGTACTACTATGACCTTGACTACACCTACGCCCTGAACGACCTGGTCAGCCTCAACCCGGGCCTGCACTACTACCACACCCAGGACACCGGCCAGTCGCTGCTGGGGGATATCGACAACAACACCTACAGCCTGCACTTCACCGTCGGCGTGGGTCATCACAGCGTTACCGCCGCCTACCAGCGAGTCAACGGCAACACCCCATTTGACTACATCACCCAGGGCGACAGCGTGTACCTGGACAACTCCCAGCAATACTCGGACTTCAACGGCCCCAACGAACGCTCGTGGAAGCTCAAGTACGCCTATGACTTCGCCGGCCTCGGCCTGCCTGGCCTGACCTCGGCCGTGTCCTACATCAGCGGCAAGACCGACCTGACCAAGGTCGATCCGCAAAGCCGTGGCTACAGCCGCTGGTACAGCGCCGATGGCAAGGACGCCAAGCATTGGGAACGGGACATCGACCTCAAATACGTGGTGCAAGGCGGCAAGGCCAAGGACTTGGCCGTGCGCCTGCAATGGGCGACCAACCGTGGCAGCAACGGTTATTCGGCGGTGGACAATGACGTGGACGAATACCGCGTGATCGTCGACTACCCGATCAACGTGTTCTAA